One Ricinus communis isolate WT05 ecotype wild-type chromosome 2, ASM1957865v1, whole genome shotgun sequence DNA segment encodes these proteins:
- the LOC125369257 gene encoding disease resistance protein RPM1-like — MVVDDLIGITVSALQNEALLLEGVHDELKELRSELESIRTFLVDAERKQLKLEGEKTWVASVRDLAYQVEDIIDEFMYNMHQQHTGGCFSQFLHQMMSTPKNLWVMRRIGSKLQKINETIKAMPQRRQRYDINYIKGAVQMMITNGLYTTGIHLYSSKKIL, encoded by the coding sequence ATGGTAGTTGACGACCTAATTGGGATAACGGTATCTGCTCTTCAGAATGAAGCATTATTATTAGAAGGTGTCCACGATGAACTTAAAGAACTCAGAAGTGAACTAGAAAGCATTAGAACTTTTCTAGTGGATGCTGAGAGAAAACAGTTGAAGTTGGAAGGAGAGAAGACGTGGGTGGCAAGTGTGAGGGACCTAGCATACCAAGTTGAAGACATCATTGATGAGTTCATGTATAACATGCATCAGCAACACACCGGGGGCTGTTTCTCTCAATTCCTTCATCAAATGATGAGCACTCCGAAAAACCTTTGGGTGATGCGTAGGATTGGATCTAAATTGCAGAAAATCAATGAAACCATCAAAGCCATGCCTCAGAGGAGACAGAgatatgatattaattatataaaggGTGCGGTTCAGATGATGATCACAAATGGACTTTATACCACAGGGATTCATCTTTATTCATCAAAGAAGATATTGTAG